The Daucus carota subsp. sativus chromosome 7, DH1 v3.0, whole genome shotgun sequence genome window below encodes:
- the LOC108193610 gene encoding tetrapyrrole-binding protein, chloroplastic — translation MATHTLQSLHHHSSIRPRVDPRAPTPTSFPATLFLQTNNPVISISSNSISTTPFPSSAATSVSETSTTNTFETLETHLKNQDFRQADEETRRLIIELAGDAAIKRGYVFFSEVQFIPAADLKTIDSLWKQHSNNKFGYSVQKKIWRKCSKDFTKFFIKVGWMKLLDTEVVQYNYKAFPNEFMWEMTDDSPPEGHLPLTNALRGTQLLNYIFIHPAFETGDESDDEGDDFGGSGAGVFTKPLSNTTGFKTDYSF, via the coding sequence ATGGCCACCCACACTCTGCAATCCCTCCACCACCACTCCTCCATCCGGCCGCGCGTGGACCCACGCGCCCCCACCCCCACCTCATTCCCCGCCACTCTATTCCTCCAAACAAACAACCCCGTCATCTCCATTTCCTCAAATTCCATCTCCACAACCCCTTTCCCCTCCTCCGCCGCCACCTCTGTTTCGGAAACCTCAACCACAAACACCTTCGAGACCCTCGAAACCCACCTCAAAAACCAAGATTTCCGGCAAGCAGACGAGGAGACGCGCCGCCTGATCATCGAACTCGCCGGCGACGCCGCCATCAAGCGAGGCTACGTCTTCTTCTCTGAAGTTCAGTTCATCCCCGCCGCTGATTTAAAAACCATAGACTCTCTATGGAAACAACACAGCAACAACAAGTTCGGATACAGTGTGCAAAAAAAGATATGGCGGAAATGCAGCAAGGATTTCACAAAGTTCTTCATCAAAGTTGGGTGGATGAAGCTTCTAGATACAGAAGTTGTGCAGTATAATTATAAGGCTTTTCCTAATGAGTTTATGTGGGAAATGACTGATGATTCACCGCCTGAAGGACATTTACCATTGACGAATGCTCTGAGAGGTACCCAGTTgctgaattatatttttattcatccgGCTTTCGAAACCGGCGATGAGAGTGATGATGAAGGTGATGATTTTGGTGGCAGTGGTGCTGGGGTTTTTACAAAGCCTTTGAGTAATACTACAGGGTTTAAGACGGATTATAGCTTCTGA
- the LOC108195401 gene encoding cytochrome P450 93A2, with amino-acid sequence MANGTDSLYFSPSSILTAGFQDSVVKVCIWLIPALIILRAILKSRTSSRLPPGPPRLPIIGHLHLLAPIPHQALYKLAVKYGPLYHIYLGNNPCVIISSPEMAKEFLKTNELSCSNRPESMASEYLSYHSQDFSYAPYGPYWRFVKKLCMSELLSGQSLDFLHTVRRFEIESMVKEMLQKARAVEAVDVGGVITRITNNVISNMIMSKRCSDTDDEAGEMRKMIKEISKLLGEFNPADYVWFYKFLDLQRIKKRLVDVRARYDRLAQSIIDERREIRKTQEKIAADKDFLDLLLDVYEDEKAEFRLNMDKIKAIILDMFTTGTEAVANVTEWGLAELLNHPMIMDKARQEIDSVVGKSRLVQESDLVNLPYLQAIVKETLRLHAASPLIPRQASEDIVIGNYHIPAKTNVLVHDWAIGRDETHWENALEFIPERFLKTSGENGITGSAGHMDIRGQHYQLLPFGSGRRACPGISLSLKVIQATIAAMIQCFEWNVQGEGNDSIPPVKMDEGRALVLERVHPLICIPVARLSPFPSI; translated from the exons ATGGCTAACGGCACTGATTCCCTCTATTTCTCTCCAAGTTCAATTTTAACTGCAGGATTTCAAGATTCTGTAGTTAAAGTTTGTATTTGGCTCATCCCTGCTCTAATAATACTCCGAGCCATACTCAAATCTCGAACCAGCTCTAGGCTGCCTCCTGGACCTCCCAGGCTCCCAATCATCGGTCACCTGCACCTTCTTGCCCCTATACCCCATCAAGCTCTTTACAAGCTCGCGGTCAAGTATGGACCTTTATACCATATCTACCTTGGCAATAACCCTTGTGTTATCATCTCTTCACCTGAAATGGCTAAAGAGTTTCTTAAAACGAACGAATTATCATGCTCCAACCGGCCTGAATCAATGGCCTCGGAGTACCTGAGCTACCATTCACAGGACTTCAGTTACGCTCCTTATGGACCGTACTGGAGATTTGTGAAGAAATTGTGCATGTCTGAGCTTCTTAGCGGTCAATCTCTAGATTTTCTTCACACTGTTAGACGGTTTGAGATTGAGAGTATGGTGAAAGAAATGCTGCAAAAGGCCAGAGCTGTTGAGGCCGTCGATGTCGGAGGTGTGATTACAAGGATCACTAACAATGTGATTTCGAACATGATTATGAGCAAGAGGTGTTCAGACACGGATGATGAAGCAGGGGAAATGAGGAAGATGATTAAAGAAATCTCTAAGCTTTTAGGGGAGTTTAATCCCGCAGATTATGTATGGTTTTACAAGTTTTTGGATTTGCAGAGAATAAAGAAGAGGCTAGTGGATGTCCGCGCTAGGTATGACAGACTAGCTCAAAGTATTATAGATGAGCGCAGAGAAATCAGAAAGACACAAGAGAAGATTGCTGCAGACAAGGATTTTCTTGATCTCTTACTTGATGTGTATGAAGATGAGAAAGCGGAGTTCAGGTTGAACATGGATAAAATCAAGGCTATCATTCTG GATATGTTTACGACGGGAACAGAGGCAGTGGCTAACGTGACTGAATGGGGACTAGCCGAGTTACTCAACCACCCGATGATCATGGACAAAGCTCGACAGGAGATAGATAGTGTTGTTGGCAAGAGCAGATTAGTCCAAGAATCCGATCTTGTGAATCTCCCTTATCTCCAAGCTATTGTAAAGGAAACTCTCAGACTTCACGCCGCCTCTCCTCTAATCCCAAGACAAGCAAGTGAGGATATCGTCATTGGAAACTACCACATACCAGCCAAAACAAATGTACTTGTTCACGACTGGGCTATTGGCCGAGACGAAACACACTGGGAAAATGCACTTGAATTTATACCAGAAAGGTTTCTTAAGACAAGCGGTGAAAATGGAATTACTGGATCAGCTGGCCACATGGATATTCGCGGGCAACATTACCAGCTTTTGCCATTTGGGAGCGGAAGAAGAGCCTGTCCTGGTATCTCACTCTCACTCAAGGTTATACAAGCAACGATTGCCGCGATGATACAATGCTTCGAATGGAATGTGCAAGGTGAAGGGAATGATAGTATTCCCCCGGTGAAGATGGATGAAGGAAGAGCTCTTGTGCTTGAAAGGGTGCACCCTCTGATTTGCATTCCAGTTGCGAGGCTCAGTCCATTTCCGTCCATTTAA
- the LOC108193609 gene encoding endoglucanase 9, translated as MKLSNHSFLLIIFSSIAIYCFGVDGNPNYRDALAKSILFFQGQRSGRLPASQQVLWRSSSGVSDGQLAHVDLSGGYYDAGDNVKFNLPMAYTTTMLSWNALEHGKRMGGQLPKAREAIRWATDYLLKCARAEPGKLFVGVGDPNADHKCWERPEDMDTVRSVYFVSSRNPGSDVAAETAAALASASMVFRKVDPVYSRLLLKTAKNVFNFALQYKGSYSDSLGSAVCPFYCSYSGYQDELLWGATWLYRATNDAAYLNPIKSLGASNPPDIFSWDNKFAGAYVLLSRRALVDNDKAFEPYRQKAEDFLCKILPDSPYSSTQYTPGGLMFKLSASNLQYVTSITSLITIYAKYMAASKQNFKCGNLQVTSATLRILAKKQVDYILGDNPLKMSYMVGYGTKYPKRIHHRGSSIPSLKANPQPIPCQEGFQRFYYTSNPNPNTLIGAIVGGPDKNDNFPDDRTDYSHSEPATYINAGIVGPLAYLAGS; from the exons ATGAAGTTGTCAAACCATTCTTTTTTActaataattttttcttcaatCGCCATTTATTGCTTCGGGGTCGATGGCAATCCTAATTACAGGGATGCTCTTGCGAAATCCATTTTGTTCTTCCAAGGACAGAGGTCTGGGCGCCTCCCAGCTTCGCAGCAAGTCCTGTGGCGTTCCAGTTCCGGGGTTTCTGATGGTCAGCTAGCTCAT GTGGATTTAAGTGGCGGGTACTATGACGCGGGGGACAACGTAAAATTCAACCTCCCAATGGCCTACACCACAACAATGCTATCATGGAACGCCCTTGAGCATGGCAAGAGAATGGGAGGACAGCTGCCAAAAGCAAGAGAAGCGATCCGTTGGGCAACCGATTATCTTCTAAAATGTGCCAGGGCCGAACCAGGCAAGCTGTTTGTTGGTGTGGGAGATCCTAATGCAGACCATAAGTGTTGGGAGAGGCCCGAAGACATGGATACTGTCCGGAGTGTTTATTTTGTGTCCTCTCGCAACCCAGGCTCGGACGTGGCAGCAGAAACAGCAGCTGCATTGGCCTCGGCTTCCATGGTTTTCCGTAAAGTCGATCCAGTCTACTCAAGATTACTCTTGAAAACAGCCAAGAATGTTTTCAACTTTGCACTTCAGTACAAAGGGTCTTATAGTGATTCACTTGGTTCTGCTGTTTGCCCATTCTATTGCTCTTACTCTGGATATcag GATGAATTGTTGTGGGGAGCTACATGGCTGTATAGAGCTACAAATGATGCTGCCTACTTAAATCCCATCAAGTCACTTGGAGCAAGTAATCCACCCGACATTTTCAGCTGGGATAACAAGTTTGCTGGTGCTTATGTTCTTTTATCCAGG AGGGCTTTGGTAGACAATGACAAAGCTTTCGAGCCCTACAGACAGAAAGCAGAGGACTTCCTCTGTAAAATTCTGCCAGACTCCCCTTACTCAAGTACACAATACACACCAG GGGGGCTAATGTTCAAATTGAGTGCTAGTAATCTTCAGTATGTAACATCTATCACCTCCTTGATCACGATTTACGCCAAGTACATGGCTGCATCAAAGCAAAATTTTAAATGTGGGAATTTACAAGTTACTTCAGCAACCCTCCGAATCCTCGCAAAGAAGCAG GTGGATTACATACTAGGGGATAATCCATTGAAGATGTCCTACATGGTAGGCTATGGTACAAAGTATCCAAAGAGAATACACCACAGAGGATCATCCATCCCCTCATTGAAAGCTAATCCTCAGCCCATCCCTTGCCAGGAGGGCTTTCAGCGATTTTATTACACATCAAACCCGAACCCCAACACCCTGATCGGAGCAATAGTCGGAGGCCCAGACAAGAACGATAACTTCCCCGATGATCGAACCGACTATAGCCACTCAGAGCCTGCAACATATATCAATGCTGGCATAGTTGGACCATTAGCTTACTTGGCTGGAAGCTAA
- the LOC108193923 gene encoding uncharacterized protein LOC108193923: MQGMMTMKKVKNGLLVYSLVALLSFSVIGAQELSSKECENLGFTGLALCSDCNSFADFVKDQELVSDCKKCCTEDSDDSMSKIIYSGAVLEVCMRKLVFYPEIVGFIEEEKEKFPTVKVNYAYNSPPKLIMLDDDGQHKETIRVDNWKREHILQFLREKVKPTSVS, translated from the exons ATGCAGGGTATGATGACGATGAAGAAGGTGAAGAATGGGTTATTGGTGTATTCATTAGTTGCATTATTATCATTTTCTGTGATTGGTGCACAGGAATTGAGCTCCAAAGAGTGTGAAAATCTAGGGTTTACGGGTCTTGCTCTCTGCTCTGACTGCAATTCTTTTGCTGATTTTGTCAAAGATCAAG AACTTGTATCTGATTGTAAGAAGTGCTGTACGGAAGATTCTGATGATTCTATGAGCAAG ATTATCTACTCAGGTGCAGTTCTAGAGGTCTGCATGAGGAAGCTGGTTTTTTATCCTGAAATTGTTGGTTTCATTGAAGAAGAGAAGGAAAAGTTCCCAACAGTGAAAGTCAATTATGCATACAATTCTCCACCAAAGTTGATTATGTTGGATGATGATGGACAACATAAAGAGACCATAAG GGTGGACAACTGGAAACGAGAACACATCTTGCAATTCCTGAGGGAGAAGGTCAAGCCCACATCTGTTTCATAG
- the LOC108194561 gene encoding benzoate carboxyl methyltransferase, whose amino-acid sequence MALEKNVLRMNAGDGESSYAKNSRFQKASLLRSSKLLEDSTNEYGINAFPQCFSLADLGCSSGPNSLLAVTTIIANVRALCREKDIPAPEFQVFLNDLPDNDFNTIFKTLKPSYSSSPVNGKGDALGDDCFVAGVPGSFYTRLFPSRSLHFVHSSNSVHWLSQVPVNLEKNGENIFIAKASPPGICEAYSDQYTRDFSTFLRLRSHEITTNGRMVLTFQGRSSADPSDSSCCILYEMLAKSLQDMSKQGFISAADICSFNIPFYSPTTDEVKAIIETEGSFHIEELQSYKNDIEIQATNRDTLCRIMAKQIRAINEPMLIAHFGNTFMDELFEQYAKELNEHLSKERIEHLDIVISLTRKSD is encoded by the exons ATGGCTCTGGAGAAGAATGTTCTACGCATGAATGCTGGTGATGGGGAATCTAGTTATGCTAAGAACTCTCGGTTTCAG AAAGCTTCGCTTCTGAGATCAAGTAAACTATTGGAAGACTCCACCAATGAATATGGGATCAACGCATTTCCACAGTGCTTTAGCTTAGCTGACTTGGGCTGCTCTTCAGGTCCCAACTCCCTTCTGGCTGTTACCACTATAATCGCCAACGTTCGTGCATTGTGCCGAGAGAAAGATATTCCTGCACCCGAATTCCAAGTGTTTCTAAATGATCTTCCTGATAACGATTTTAATACAATATTCAAAACTCTAAAACCATCCTATTCAAGTTCTCCTGTAAATGGAAAAGGAGACGCACTGGGGGATGATTGTTTTGTAGCCGGAGTCCCGGGTTCTTTCTACACGAGACTCTTTCCTAGCAGAAGCCTTCACTTTGTTCATTCGTCGAATAGTGTTCATTGGCTTTCTCAG GTCCCTGTGAACCTAGAGAAAAAcggagaaaatatatttattgcaAAAGCAAGTCCACCTGGTATCTGCGAGGCCTACTCTGATCAATACACAAGAGATTTCTCAACATTTTTACGCCTCCGGTCTCATGAAATAACTACCAACGGGCGCATGGTATTGACATTCCAAGGGAGGAGTAGCGCAGATCCCAGCGACAGCAGTTGCTGCATCTTATATGAAATGCTAGCCAAATCACTTCAGGACATGTCGAAACAG GGATTTATCAGCGCAGCAGATATCTGTTCGTTCAATATTCCATTCTATAGCCCCACCACCGACGAAGTGAAGGCTATAATTGAAACTGAGGGCTCGTTTCATATTGAAGAACTGCAGAGCTATAAAAATGACATTGAGATACAAGCGACTAATAGGGACACCTTATGCAGAATCATGGCTAAACAAATTCGGGCGATAAATGAACCAATGCTTATTGCTCATTTTGGAAATACGTTTATGGACGAACTTTTTGAGCAGTATGCCAAAGAGTTGAATGAACATCTCTCTAAAGAGAGAATAGAGCACTTGGATATAGTGATTTCCTTGACAAGAAAGAGTGATTAG